The genomic interval NNNNNNNNNNNNNNNNNNNNNNNNNNNNNNNNNNNNNNNNNNNNNNNNNNNNNNNNNNNNNNNNNNNNNNNNNNNNNNNNNNNNNNNNNNNNNNNNNNNNNNNNNNNNNNNNNNNNNNNNNNNNNNNNNNNNNNNNNNNNNNNNNNNNNNNNNNNNNNNNNNNNNNNNNNNNNNNNNNNNNNNNNNNNNNNNNNNNNNNNNNNNNNNNNNNNNNNNNNNNNNNNNNNNNNNNNNNNNNNNNNNNNNNNNNNNNNNNNNNNNNNNNNNNNNNNNNNNNNNNNNNNNNNNNNNNNNNNNNNNNNNNNNNNNNNNNNNNNNNNNNNNNNNNNNNNNNNNNNNNNNNNNNNNNNNNNNNNNNNNNNNNNNNNNNNNNNNNNNNNNNNNNNNNNNNNNNNNNNNNNNNNNNNNNNNNNNNNNNNNNNNNNNNNNNNNNNNNNNNNNNNNNNNNNNNNNNNNNNNNNNNNNNNNNNNNNNNNNNNNNNNNNNNNNNNNNNNNNNNNNNNNNNNNNNNNNNNNNNNNNNNNNNNNNNNNNNNNNNNNNNNNNNNNNNNNNNNNNNNNNNNNNNNNNNNNNNNNNNNNNNNNNNNNNNNNNNNNNNNNNNNNNNNNNNNNNNNNNNNNNNNNNNNNNNNNNNNNNNNNNNNNNNNNNNNNNNNNNNNNNNNNNNNNNNNNNNNNNNNNNNNNNNNNNNNNNNNNNNNNNNNNNNNNNNNNNNNNNNNNNNNNNNNNNNNNNNNNNNNNNNNNNNNNNNNNNNNNNNNNNNNNNNNNNNNNNNNNNNNNNNNNNNNNNNNNNNNNNNNNNNNNNNNNNNNNNNNNNNNNNNNNNNNNNNNNNNNNNNNNNNNNNNNNNNNNNNNNNNNNNNNNNNNNNNNNNNNNNNNNNNNNNNNNNNNNNNNNNNNNNNNNNNNNNNNNNNNNNNNNNNNNNNNNNNNNNNNNNNNNNNNNNNNNNNNNNNNNNNNNNNNNNNNNNNNNNNNNNNNNNNNNNNNNNNNNNNNNNNNNNNNNNNNNNNNNNNNNNNNNNNNNNNNNNNNNNNNNNNNNNNNNNNNNNNNNNNNNNNNNNNNNNNNNNNNNNNNNNNNNNNNNNNNNNNNNNNNNNNNNNNNNNNNNNNNNNNNNNNNNNNNNNNNNNNNNNNNNNNNNNNNNNNNNNNNNNNNNNNNNNNNNNNNNNNNNNNNNNNNNNNNNNNNNNNNNNNNNNNNNNNNNNNNNNNNNNNNNNNNNNNNNNNNNNNNNNNNNNNNNNNNNNNNNNNNNNNNNNNNNNNNNNNNNNNNNNNNNNNNNNNNNNNNNNNNNNNNNNNNNNNNNNNNNNNNNNNNNNNNNNNNNNNNNNNNNNNNNNNNNNNNNNNNNNNNNNNNNNNNNNNNNNNNNNNNNNNNNNNNNNNNNNNNNNNNNNNNNNNNNNNNNNNNNNNNNNNNNNNNNNNNNNNNNNNNNNNNNNNNNNNNNNNNNNNNNNNNNNNNNNNNNNNNNNNNNNNNNNNNNNNNNNNNNNNNNNNNNNNNNNNNNNNNNNNNNNNNNNNNNNNNNNNNNNNNNNNNNNNNNNNNNNNNNNNNNNNNNNNNNNNNNNNNNNNNNNNNNNNNNNNNNNNNNNNNNNNNNNNNNNNNNNNNNNNNNNNNNNNNNNNNNNNNNNNNNNNNNNNNNNNNNNNNNNNNNNNNNNNNNNNNNNNNNNNNNNNNNNNNNNNNNNNNNNNNNNNNNNNNNNNNNNNNNNNNNNNNNNNNNNNNNNNNNNNNNNNNNNNNNNNNNNNNNNNNNNNNNNNNNNNNNNNNNNNNNNNNNNNNNNNNNNNNNNNNNNNNNNNNNNNNNNNNNNNNNNNNNNNNNNNNNNNNNNNNNNNNNNNNNNNNNNNNNNNNNNNNNNNNNNNNNNNNNNNNNNNNNNNNNNNNNNNNNNNNNNNNNNNNNNNNNNNNNNNNNNNNNNNNNNNNNNNNNNNNNNNNNNNNNNNNNNNNNNNNNNNNNNNNNNNNNNNNNNNNNNNNNNNNNNNNNNNNNNNNNNNNNNNNNNNNNNNNNNNNNNNNNNNNNNNNNNNNNNNNNNNNNNNNNNNNNNNNNNNNNNNNNNNNNNNNNNNNNNNNNNNNNNNNNNNNNNNNNNNNNNNNNNNNNNNNNNNNNNNNNNNNNNNNNNNNNNNNNNNNNNNNNNNNNNNNNNNNNNNNNNNNNNNNNNNNNNNNNNNNNNNNNNNNNNNNNNNNNNNNNNNNNNNNNNNNNNNNNNNNNNNNNNNNNNNNNNNNNNNNNNNNNNNNNNNNNNNNNNNNNNNNNNNNNNNNNNNNNNNNNNNNNNNNNNNNNNNNNNNNNNNNNNNNNNNNNNNNNNNNNNNNNNNNNNNNNNNNNNNNNNNNNNNNNNNNNNNNNNNNNNNNNNNNNNNNNNNNNNNNNNNNNNNNNNNNNNNNNNNNNNNNNNNNNNNNNNNNNNNNNNNNNNNNNNNNNNNNNNNNNNNNNNNNNNNNNNNNNNNNNNNNNNNNNNNNNNNNNNNNNNNNNNNNNNNNNNNNNNNNNNNNNNNNNNNNNNNNNNNNNNNNNNNNNNNNNNNNNNNNNNNNNNNNNNNNNNNNNNNNNNNNNNNNNNNNNNNNNNNNNNNNNNNNNNNNNNNNNNNNNNNNNNNNNNNNNNNNNNNNNNNNNNNNNNNNNNNNNNNNNNNNNNNNNNNNNNNNNNNNNNNNNNNNNNNNNNNNNNNNNNNNNNNNNNNNNNNNNNNNNNNNNNNNNNNNNNNNNNNNNNNNNNNNNNNNNNNNNNNNNNNNNNNNNNNNNNNNNNNNNNNNNNNNNNNNNNNNNNNNNNNNNNNNNNNNNNNNNNNNNNNNNNNNNNNNNNNNNNNNNNNNNNNNNNNNNNNNNNNNNNNNNNNNNNNNNNNNNNNNNNNNNNNNNNNNNNNNNNNNNNNNNNNNNNNNNNNNNNNNNNNNNNNNNNNNNNNNNNNNNNNNNNNNNNNNNNNNNNNNNNNNNNNNNNNNNNNNNNNNNNNNNNNNNNNNNNNNNNNNNNNNNNNNNNNNNNNNNNNNNNNNNNNNNNNNNNNNNNNNNNNNNNNNNNNNNNNNNNNNNNNNNNNNNNNNNNNNNNNNNNNNNNNNNNNNNNNNNNNNNNNNNNNNNNNNNNNNNNNNNNNNNNNNNNNNNNNNNNNNNNNNNNNNNNNNNNNNNNNNNNNNNNNNNNNNNNNNNNNNNNNNNNNNNNNNNNNNNNNNNNNNNNNNNNNNNNNNNNNNNNNNNNNNNNNNNNNNNNNNNNNNNNNNNNNNNNNNNNNNNNNNNNNNNNNNNNNNNNNNNNNNNNNNNNNNTAAGAAAAATTGCACGAGCCAATTGTGAGATATGAAAATTTGCCCCCTCCGTTGCAACGGTCGGTGCCTCCGTTGCACCGGCGGGTGCCTCCGATGCAACGCTCCCTGCCAACGATGCACCAACCCCAGCCTCCGTTGCAACGCTCCCAGCATCCGTTGCACCGCGCCCAGCATCCGTTGCAACGGCCCCCAGCCAACGTTGCAACGGCGGGTGCCTCCGATGCAACGCTCCCAGCCAACGATGCACCGCGCCCAGCAATCGTTGCAACGCGCCCAGCGTCCGTTGCACCGCGCCCAGCATCCGTTGCAACGGCCCCCAGCCAACGCTGCACCGCGCCCTGCCTCCGGTGCAACGGCCACGGCCAACGTTGCATGGCGCCCTGCCTCCGTTGCAACGACCCCAGCCAACGTTGCAACGCGTCCGGCATCCGTTGCAACGCACCCTGCCTACGTTGCACCGAGCCCAACATCCGTTGCAACGGCCCCAGCCATCGTTGCAACGCGACCTGCCTCCGTTGCAACCCCCTCGGCCAACGTTGCAACGCGCCCGGCATCCGTTGCAACGGCCCCCTGCCAACGTTGCACCGCGCCCGGCATCCGTTGCAACGCCCCCAGCATCTGTTGCAACGGCCCCCAGCCAACGCTGCAACGCGCCCTGCCTCCGGTGCAACGGtagccataaacttgatagctacgattttaggaaattgcacgatcggcaaaaattccttccggcaagtgcaccggttatcgtcaagtaaaaactcacaatagagtgaggttgaatcccacaAGGANNNNNNNNNNNNNNNNNNNNNNNNNNNNNNNNNNNNNNNNNNNNNNNNNNNNNNNNNNNNNNNNNNNNNNNNNNNNNNNNNNNNNNNNNNNNNNNNNNNNNNNNNNNNNNNNNNNNNNNNNNNNNNNNNNNNNNNNNNNNNNNNNNNNNNNNNNNNNNNNNNNNNNNNNNNNNNNNNNNNNNNNNNNNNNNNNNNNNNNNNNNNNNNNNNNNNNNNNNNNNNNNNNNNNNNNNNNNNNNNNNNNNNNNNNNNNNNNNNNNNNNNNNNNNNNNNNNNNNNNNNNNNNNNNNNNNNNNNNNNNNNNNNNNNNNNNNNNNNNNNNNNNNNNNNNNNNNNNNNNNNNNNNNNNNNNNNNNNNNNNNNNNNNNNNNNNNNNNNNNNNNNNNNNNNNNNNNNNNNNNNNNNNNNNNNNNNNNNNNNNNNNNNNNNNNNNNNNNNNNNNNNNNNNNNNNNNNNNNNNNNNNNNNNNNNNNNNNNNNNNNNNNNNNNNNNNNNNNNNNNNNNNNNNNNNNNNNNNNNNNNNNNNNNNNNNNNNNNNNNNNNNNNNNNNNNNNNNNNNNNNNNNNNNNNNNNNNNNNNNNNNNNNNNNNNNNNNNNNNNNNNNNNNNNNNNNNNNNNNNNNNNNNNNNNNNNNNNNNN from Arachis duranensis cultivar V14167 unplaced genomic scaffold, aradu.V14167.gnm2.J7QH unplaced_Scaffold_19261, whole genome shotgun sequence carries:
- the LOC107472225 gene encoding uncharacterized protein LOC107472225, which produces MHRAQQSLQRAQRPLHRAQHPLQRPPANAAPRPASGATATANVAWRPASVATTPANVATRPASVATHPAYVAPSPTSVATAPAIVATRPASVATPSANVATRPASVATAPCQRCTAPGIRCNAPSICCNGPQPTLQRALPPVQR